The Mycteria americana isolate JAX WOST 10 ecotype Jacksonville Zoo and Gardens chromosome 25, USCA_MyAme_1.0, whole genome shotgun sequence genome includes a window with the following:
- the LOC142420666 gene encoding protein MRP-126-like gives MSKTSQIQEPLSELEKAMDVVIDVFHQYSRREGDRDTLTKNELKLLIEKQLVNYLKHVKNKATIDQIMKDLDINKDEQISFCEVMLLITRVTIATHEHLHDVEDQQQQQQHKHQHQHHH, from the exons ATGAGCAAG ACCTCCCAGATCCAGGAACCGCTCTCCGAGCTGGAGAAGGCCATGGATGTCGTCATTGACGTCTTCCACCAGTACTCGAGACgggaaggggacagagacaccctGACCAAGAATGAGCTGAAGCTCCTGATTGAGAAGCAGCTTGTGAACTACCTGAAG CACGTGAAAAACAAGGCCACCATTGACCAAATCATGAAGGACCTCGATATCAACAAGGATGAGCAGATCAGCTTCTGCGAGGTGATGTTGCTGATCACCCGCGTGACCATTGCCACCCACGAACACCTCCACGATGTTGAggaccagcagcagcaacagcagcacaaacaccagcaccagcaccaccactGA